In the genome of Hyphobacterium sp. CCMP332, one region contains:
- the rimO gene encoding 30S ribosomal protein S12 methylthiotransferase RimO codes for MKTKLKNNKVNIITLGCSKNLVDSENILTQLRGNGIDAHHESKEDDSEIVIINTCGFIDNAKQESVDTILRYADAKAQGEVSKVFVTGCLSQRYRDDLEKEIPEVDAFFGTMELPLLLNRFNADYKHELIGERLTSTAGHYAHLKISEGCDRPCSFCAIPLMRGKHRSVPIEDLVLQAKNLIKNGARELLLIAQDSTYYGLDLYKKRNLAELLEKLADVEDLEWIRLHYAFPSGFPEDVLETIAKHKNICNYLDIPLQHASDNMLKIMRRGITAKKTDDLIKKFRDTIPDLALRTTLISGHPGETEADHQEMLEFVEKHKFDRLGVFTYSHEEDTHAGDHMIDDVPEDLKEERLSEIMELQEGISAELNKKKVGKTFKTIIDRKEGEYFIGRTEADSPEVDNEVLISAQDSYLKTGHFYEVKIEASESFDLYGKAVKAC; via the coding sequence TTGAAAACAAAACTTAAAAATAACAAGGTCAATATCATCACATTAGGTTGTAGTAAAAACCTGGTTGATTCGGAAAATATTCTTACCCAATTGCGGGGTAATGGCATTGATGCCCATCATGAATCAAAAGAGGATGATTCGGAGATTGTAATAATCAATACTTGTGGATTTATTGACAACGCCAAACAGGAATCGGTAGACACAATTTTGAGATATGCGGATGCCAAAGCACAGGGTGAGGTATCTAAAGTGTTTGTGACAGGTTGTTTATCTCAACGTTACAGGGATGACCTCGAAAAAGAAATCCCCGAAGTCGATGCTTTTTTTGGTACTATGGAATTGCCATTACTCCTCAATCGATTTAATGCGGATTATAAACACGAGCTAATTGGTGAGCGTTTGACGAGTACAGCAGGACACTATGCCCATTTAAAAATTTCCGAAGGTTGTGACCGACCCTGTTCTTTTTGTGCCATCCCATTAATGCGGGGTAAGCACCGGTCCGTGCCAATTGAAGATTTGGTTTTACAGGCCAAAAATCTGATAAAAAACGGGGCAAGAGAATTGCTTCTCATCGCACAGGACTCGACCTATTACGGTTTGGACTTGTATAAAAAAAGAAATTTGGCCGAATTACTTGAGAAACTTGCAGATGTAGAAGACCTGGAATGGATTCGGTTGCATTATGCTTTTCCGAGCGGTTTTCCTGAAGATGTATTAGAAACCATTGCCAAACACAAAAACATTTGCAATTACCTGGATATTCCACTTCAACACGCTTCGGACAATATGCTCAAAATTATGAGGCGAGGGATAACCGCCAAAAAAACCGATGATCTGATAAAAAAATTCAGAGATACTATTCCCGACCTGGCCTTGAGAACCACTTTAATTTCAGGTCACCCCGGTGAAACCGAGGCAGATCATCAGGAAATGCTTGAATTTGTTGAAAAACACAAATTTGACAGACTGGGAGTATTTACCTACTCGCATGAAGAAGATACACATGCGGGCGATCACATGATTGATGATGTGCCCGAAGACCTTAAAGAAGAACGACTTTCGGAAATAATGGAATTGCAGGAGGGCATCTCTGCAGAATTAAATAAAAAGAAAGTCGGAAAGACATTTAAAACGATAATTGACCGAAAGGAAGGCGAATATTTTATAGGAAGAACAGAAGCGGATTCACCTGAAGTAGATAATGAAGTTTTAATTTCAGCACAGGATTCCTATTTAAAGACCGGCCATTTTTATGAAGTTAAAATAGAAGCCTCTGAATCATTTGATCTTTATGGCAAGGCTGTAAAAGCATGTTAA
- the rpmG gene encoding 50S ribosomal protein L33 — protein MAKKGNRIQVILECTEHKDSGKPGTSRYITTKNRKNTTERLELKKFNPILKKYTVHKEIK, from the coding sequence ATGGCTAAAAAAGGAAATAGAATTCAGGTGATATTAGAGTGTACAGAGCACAAGGATAGCGGTAAGCCGGGTACTTCCAGATATATCACTACGAAAAACCGAAAGAATACAACAGAAAGATTGGAATTGAAGAAGTTTAATCCAATTCTTAAGAAATACACTGTTCACAAAGAAATTAAATAA
- a CDS encoding 50S ribosomal protein L28 produces the protein MARVCDISGKRPKVGNNVSHSNNKVKRKFYPNLHKKKFYYEEEDRWLTLKVTSSVLKTINKNGLHAVIKEAKDKGTLNTKAV, from the coding sequence ATGGCAAGAGTTTGCGATATATCAGGAAAGAGACCGAAAGTTGGAAACAACGTTTCTCATTCCAATAACAAGGTTAAGAGAAAATTTTATCCGAATCTTCATAAGAAGAAATTCTATTATGAAGAGGAAGACAGATGGTTAACCTTAAAGGTGACTTCATCAGTTTTGAAGACAATTAATAAAAATGGTCTTCACGCTGTAATAAAAGAAGCAAAAGATAAAGGAACATTGAATACTAAAGCTGTTTAA
- a CDS encoding HlyC/CorC family transporter yields the protein MDLQIVFLVVLMLSFSAFFSGYEIAFVSADKLHIELQGSQGKFSDRILSNFLKKPSRFIATLLVGNTIALVLYGILMTQLLDPWLRTTLPVYANNELILLLVNTIISTLIVLATAEFLPKSIFMINPNRLMEILAIPAVVFYYVLSPLVFVIVGMSKFSIRNILRLEYEEDKPVFGLTDLNNYISEMSKSDDENSDVDPIIFNNALEFKTLKVRDCMIPRTEIKAIDIEDGVEDLKDVFIKSGHSKILIYKDSIDNILGYTHSSALYRKPKEMDDIITAINIVPETMLANDLMVQFINENKSIALVVDEFGGTSGIVTIEDVMEEIFGDIKDEHDTEEMIEKVIDDKNYLFSARLEVDHINEKYNLKMPEGDYDTLGGLILNVNEDIPSINDVISINNYKITVLTMDKTRIDTVRVTTLNED from the coding sequence TTGGATTTACAGATCGTATTTTTAGTAGTACTAATGCTGAGTTTTTCAGCCTTTTTCTCGGGTTATGAAATAGCCTTTGTTTCGGCGGATAAGCTCCACATAGAACTTCAGGGTAGTCAGGGCAAATTCTCCGACCGGATTTTGTCCAATTTTTTAAAGAAGCCTTCCCGGTTTATTGCCACGCTTTTGGTGGGAAATACAATTGCTCTGGTATTGTATGGCATATTAATGACGCAGCTCCTGGATCCATGGTTGAGGACCACCTTGCCGGTCTATGCAAATAATGAATTGATTTTATTATTGGTCAATACTATCATTTCCACGCTAATTGTTTTGGCTACGGCAGAATTTCTCCCAAAGAGCATTTTCATGATCAACCCTAACCGATTGATGGAGATTCTGGCCATTCCGGCTGTCGTTTTTTATTATGTATTATCTCCGCTTGTTTTTGTAATTGTTGGCATGTCGAAATTTTCAATCCGCAATATTTTGCGATTGGAATACGAAGAAGATAAACCCGTATTTGGATTGACAGATTTGAACAATTACATTTCAGAAATGTCAAAATCGGATGATGAAAATTCAGACGTAGATCCGATCATTTTCAACAATGCACTCGAATTTAAAACCCTCAAAGTAAGGGATTGTATGATTCCCCGCACCGAGATTAAAGCCATTGATATAGAAGATGGCGTAGAAGATTTGAAAGATGTATTTATAAAAAGCGGGCATTCTAAAATATTGATTTATAAAGACAGCATCGACAATATATTAGGCTATACCCACTCATCGGCTTTGTATAGGAAACCCAAGGAGATGGATGACATCATCACTGCGATTAATATCGTACCCGAAACGATGTTGGCCAATGACCTGATGGTTCAGTTTATCAATGAAAATAAAAGCATAGCCCTGGTAGTTGACGAATTTGGTGGAACTTCAGGAATTGTGACCATTGAAGATGTTATGGAGGAAATCTTTGGGGATATAAAAGATGAACACGATACCGAAGAAATGATAGAAAAGGTGATCGATGATAAGAATTATCTTTTTAGCGCAAGGCTTGAAGTAGATCATATTAATGAAAAGTACAATCTAAAAATGCCGGAAGGTGATTACGATACACTCGGGGGATTGATACTAAATGTAAATGAAGATATACCATCAATAAACGATGTGATATCAATTAATAATTACAAGATAACCGTCCTTACAATGGACAAAACAAGGATCGATACGGTGCGAGTAACCACGCTAAATGAAGACTGA
- a CDS encoding type III pantothenate kinase — protein MYSLLIDRGNSRIKAAIVKNGSKDVSDARIFSNFKELKDFIQQAGPIDQSIYSDVQKNSKELEEVLYEKGLNFIRCNYLLKLPFKLDYHTPQSLGDDRIAAVAAAHSLYSGKNVLVIDAGTCITYDFLDNKSVYHGGAISPGIKMRFEALNKMTGNLPHVEFENEKINFPGKSTQDSIKNGVLNGIIFETQAFIDELNNKHEELIVLIGGGDRKYFESNLKGNIFARENLILEGLISILSFHDSH, from the coding sequence ATGTATAGTCTATTAATCGACAGGGGGAATTCCAGAATAAAGGCGGCCATCGTTAAAAATGGTAGTAAAGACGTTTCCGATGCAAGGATATTCTCAAATTTTAAGGAATTAAAAGATTTTATTCAACAGGCAGGCCCCATCGATCAAAGCATATATTCGGATGTTCAAAAGAACAGCAAGGAATTGGAGGAAGTGCTTTATGAAAAGGGCCTGAACTTTATCCGTTGCAATTACCTGCTCAAATTGCCCTTTAAACTGGATTATCATACGCCACAAAGTTTGGGCGATGACAGAATTGCAGCAGTAGCTGCTGCCCATAGTTTATATTCCGGCAAAAATGTACTTGTCATTGATGCTGGAACATGCATTACCTACGATTTTCTTGATAACAAATCGGTTTATCATGGCGGGGCCATAAGTCCGGGCATCAAAATGCGATTTGAGGCCTTAAACAAAATGACGGGCAATTTACCTCATGTGGAATTTGAAAATGAAAAAATAAATTTTCCGGGTAAAAGCACACAAGATTCCATTAAAAATGGGGTATTGAATGGGATAATATTTGAAACGCAGGCTTTTATTGATGAATTAAACAATAAACATGAAGAATTAATCGTCCTAATTGGAGGCGGAGATAGAAAATACTTTGAATCTAATTTAAAAGGCAACATCTTTGCGCGCGAAAACTTAATACTGGAGGGTTTAATCAGTATTCTATCATTTCATGATTCTCATTAA
- a CDS encoding DUF4295 family protein, giving the protein MAKKTVATLRTEKTNLTKIILTEKSEKTGAYTFREVIVAAENVKKYVN; this is encoded by the coding sequence ATGGCTAAGAAGACTGTAGCAACGCTAAGAACTGAGAAAACCAACCTTACTAAGATTATTCTAACAGAGAAATCTGAAAAAACAGGTGCTTATACTTTCAGAGAAGTAATTGTAGCAGCTGAGAATGTCAAAAAATACGTAAACTAA
- the ftsY gene encoding signal recognition particle-docking protein FtsY, which translates to MGIFGFFSKDKKDKLDKGLEKSKESIVGKLSRAVAGKSKVDEDFLDNLEEILISADVGVATTVKIIERLEERVARDKFMNMDELNSILKEEISGLFDLGVKSNPDFYANPERKIPFVMLIVGVNGVGKTTTIGKLASQLKSEGKKVVIGAADTFRAAAVEQIEMWGSRIDVPVISHGMGKDPASVAFDTVKRAVDEKADIVLIDTAGRLHNKVNLMNELSKIKRVIQKFIPEAPQEVLLVLDGSTGQNALNQAQEFTKATQVTGIAITKLDGTAKGGVVLGIADQMQIPLRYIGVGEGVEDLQVFNASEYVDSLLG; encoded by the coding sequence ATGGGAATTTTCGGATTTTTTTCCAAAGACAAAAAGGATAAACTTGATAAGGGACTGGAAAAGTCCAAAGAATCAATTGTCGGTAAACTCAGCCGTGCAGTTGCCGGTAAATCAAAAGTCGACGAGGATTTTCTGGATAATCTTGAAGAAATATTGATTAGCGCTGATGTTGGTGTCGCCACTACGGTTAAAATCATTGAGCGACTGGAGGAGCGGGTAGCCAGAGATAAGTTCATGAATATGGATGAGCTCAATTCCATTTTAAAGGAAGAAATTTCAGGGCTTTTTGATCTTGGCGTAAAATCAAATCCTGATTTTTATGCAAATCCCGAACGGAAAATTCCTTTTGTGATGTTGATTGTAGGGGTTAATGGTGTTGGCAAAACGACAACTATCGGAAAACTGGCCAGTCAGCTAAAAAGCGAAGGAAAAAAGGTGGTAATTGGTGCTGCGGATACTTTCAGAGCGGCGGCAGTGGAACAAATAGAAATGTGGGGAAGTCGTATTGATGTGCCGGTGATATCACATGGAATGGGCAAAGATCCTGCCTCTGTTGCTTTTGATACCGTAAAAAGAGCAGTTGATGAAAAGGCCGACATTGTCTTGATCGACACGGCGGGAAGGCTTCATAATAAAGTCAACCTGATGAATGAATTGTCCAAAATCAAAAGAGTAATTCAGAAATTCATTCCGGAAGCGCCACAGGAAGTCCTTTTGGTATTGGATGGCAGCACGGGCCAGAATGCCTTAAATCAGGCTCAGGAATTTACAAAAGCCACCCAGGTGACCGGAATCGCAATTACAAAGCTCGACGGTACGGCCAAAGGTGGCGTGGTACTTGGCATTGCAGACCAGATGCAGATTCCTTTGAGATATATCGGAGTGGGAGAGGGTGTTGAAGATTTGCAGGTATTCAATGCTTCTGAATATGTCGACTCACTTTTGGGTTAA
- a CDS encoding peptidylprolyl isomerase has protein sequence MGIINTLREKMGRFVVFAVGLSILAFVAADLLGPNSSLLGGGQQTVGVIAEQKVSYPEFVQEFERLKTNYSLANNESPGSEIQNQLREQTWNNFLIKYAFQKEFEAIGLEVTDEEKIDMVQGVNIHPSIVQSFTDENGQFDKSRVINFLQNFDQLEPQMQYNWAQFEKNLGPERMQNKMNSLLQKSVFVNKYEALSTHIKSEAKINGRFLYVPYFSIADSTVKVSDALLKDILEERREEFKKSDNFSIDYITFKVEPSSEDSLYFVEEMTRLAKDFESVKDDTSFIKLNSDLSELPTLYRPDQLPAEVASRINMLDSGDVFGPIANAGNLEVYKLMGTVSDTSGEYAQASHILFKTDDGEAEAKSKARGILRQLQNGADFAEMAREHSEGPSGPNGGELGWFGKGQMVSEFENAVFNAKSEGVINELIKTQFGYHIINVTATASKEKYLVGKITREITPSDETANEVFRKADVFAATVSSPEEFSSKAEEMGLSVQSARNIGKNDRTINALSNIREVIRWGFSDASAGDISEVFETGDLFMIALLTEKNEEGYADLEDVRERIMPIALKKVKADEIIKRLKELNIEDLDDAAESYGSSASVYELNGTSFNTNTLTGAGFDPAAVGLAFGMEAGDKSEPYQGENGVLVFEINDVLPANPAEDINSIKQNQVQQRMASVPIELSETIKEKAEIEDNRFRFF, from the coding sequence ATGGGAATTATCAATACATTAAGAGAGAAGATGGGCCGTTTTGTGGTCTTTGCAGTTGGTTTATCTATTCTGGCCTTTGTCGCTGCCGATTTGTTAGGGCCTAATTCTTCCCTTTTGGGAGGAGGTCAGCAAACCGTAGGCGTAATTGCTGAACAAAAAGTGTCCTATCCTGAATTTGTACAGGAGTTTGAAAGGTTAAAAACCAATTACTCACTTGCAAACAACGAAAGTCCGGGATCTGAAATTCAAAATCAGTTAAGGGAGCAGACCTGGAATAACTTTCTTATCAAGTATGCTTTTCAAAAAGAATTTGAGGCCATTGGGCTGGAAGTGACTGATGAGGAAAAAATCGATATGGTGCAAGGTGTAAATATTCATCCGAGCATTGTTCAGTCATTTACAGATGAGAATGGTCAATTTGACAAATCGCGAGTCATCAATTTTTTACAAAATTTTGACCAACTGGAACCGCAGATGCAATACAACTGGGCTCAGTTTGAGAAAAATTTAGGGCCTGAAAGAATGCAAAATAAAATGAATTCACTTTTACAGAAATCGGTATTCGTGAATAAGTACGAGGCGCTTTCCACACATATAAAAAGTGAGGCTAAGATCAATGGAAGATTTCTCTATGTTCCTTATTTTTCAATCGCTGATTCCACAGTTAAAGTAAGCGATGCCTTATTAAAAGATATTCTGGAGGAGCGGAGAGAAGAGTTTAAGAAAAGCGATAATTTTTCAATTGATTACATCACTTTTAAAGTTGAGCCAAGCAGTGAAGACTCACTGTATTTTGTTGAGGAAATGACCAGGCTGGCAAAGGATTTTGAATCTGTAAAAGATGACACTTCCTTTATCAAATTAAATTCTGACCTGTCAGAACTACCCACATTATATCGACCGGATCAATTGCCCGCGGAAGTAGCATCTAGAATTAATATGCTTGATTCAGGCGATGTTTTCGGCCCGATTGCCAATGCCGGAAATCTTGAGGTGTATAAATTGATGGGAACGGTTTCTGATACATCAGGAGAATACGCACAGGCAAGTCATATCTTATTTAAAACCGATGATGGAGAGGCGGAAGCAAAATCAAAAGCAAGGGGAATTTTAAGACAACTTCAAAATGGTGCTGACTTTGCAGAAATGGCGAGAGAACACAGTGAAGGACCCAGTGGTCCAAACGGTGGTGAATTGGGTTGGTTTGGAAAAGGCCAAATGGTAAGCGAGTTTGAAAATGCCGTGTTTAATGCAAAAAGTGAGGGTGTCATCAATGAATTGATAAAAACCCAATTTGGGTATCACATCATTAACGTAACAGCCACAGCGTCCAAAGAGAAGTACCTGGTTGGTAAAATCACAAGGGAAATTACACCAAGTGATGAAACAGCAAATGAAGTGTTTAGAAAAGCCGATGTCTTTGCTGCAACCGTTAGCTCGCCCGAAGAATTTTCATCTAAAGCAGAGGAAATGGGCTTAAGCGTGCAATCTGCGAGAAATATTGGCAAAAATGACAGAACCATCAATGCGCTCAGCAATATTAGAGAAGTGATACGATGGGGATTTTCAGATGCATCTGCCGGCGATATTTCAGAAGTATTTGAAACCGGTGATCTATTTATGATTGCATTATTGACTGAAAAAAATGAAGAAGGCTATGCCGATCTTGAAGACGTCAGAGAAAGGATAATGCCAATCGCTCTGAAAAAAGTAAAAGCCGATGAAATTATAAAGCGATTAAAAGAACTAAATATTGAAGATTTGGACGATGCCGCAGAATCCTACGGAAGCAGCGCCAGTGTATATGAGTTAAACGGGACCAGCTTTAATACAAATACGCTCACAGGTGCCGGATTTGATCCTGCCGCAGTTGGATTGGCATTTGGAATGGAAGCCGGTGATAAATCAGAGCCATACCAGGGAGAGAATGGCGTATTGGTCTTTGAAATTAACGATGTACTGCCGGCCAATCCTGCAGAAGACATCAATAGTATTAAACAAAATCAGGTTCAACAAAGAATGGCTTCAGTGCCAATCGAACTTTCAGAAACGATAAAAGAAAAAGCGGAGATCGAAGATAATAGATTCCGCTTCTTCTAG
- a CDS encoding tetratricopeptide repeat protein, translated as MKFTKIFILIFLAISYSLEAQIQLNWPEDKARAQTEYTLMNDLINSDQEDKAQKHWNWLYTNAPDLDNSSYSLYKQGEKIFNTLVKNTEDKELQKAYQDSALLNLQERIDRGDDKKEVMNRMGYFLFPYWINRPDKRAELLDKYKEILDLNANDAYYINAKYYFKTAYYNVETGAKLTDEQIIEAYDFVNNIVEFNINKGGKNVEKWQSVKNEIDNDLAKLVDIDCDFISKNWVPKFKANPEDLKMAKKIFSGMLTAKCTDNPVWLEAGELINKNEPNFGLAKNLGRRFQSEGDYEKAISYFERAVEMAKTPQDKGEVNYYLALTYYQKGSKSTARNYAFKAIQADPGQAKDAYSLIGDLYMNSYNDCKAENIVDSRAVYIAAYDMYSKAGNTDKMQNAKAQFPSIEEIFTQGKKEGDQVTISCWINETVQLQRRPQ; from the coding sequence ATGAAATTTACTAAGATATTCATATTGATCTTTTTGGCAATATCTTACAGCTTAGAAGCGCAGATTCAATTGAATTGGCCCGAGGATAAAGCAAGGGCACAAACAGAATATACCCTGATGAATGATTTGATCAATTCGGATCAGGAAGATAAAGCACAAAAACACTGGAACTGGTTGTATACTAATGCACCGGATTTGGATAATTCATCCTATTCACTTTACAAGCAGGGAGAAAAAATATTCAATACCCTTGTAAAAAATACAGAGGACAAAGAACTTCAAAAAGCCTATCAGGATTCTGCCCTCTTAAATCTTCAGGAAAGAATAGACAGGGGTGATGACAAGAAAGAAGTCATGAATAGAATGGGTTATTTTCTATTTCCCTATTGGATAAACCGACCTGACAAAAGGGCTGAATTATTAGATAAGTATAAGGAAATACTGGATCTAAACGCTAACGATGCTTATTATATCAATGCTAAATATTACTTTAAAACAGCCTACTACAATGTTGAAACAGGCGCAAAATTAACAGATGAGCAGATCATTGAAGCCTATGACTTTGTGAATAACATTGTTGAATTTAACATTAATAAGGGCGGTAAAAATGTCGAAAAATGGCAATCGGTAAAAAATGAAATAGATAATGATCTTGCCAAATTGGTGGATATTGATTGTGATTTCATATCAAAAAATTGGGTGCCGAAATTCAAAGCGAACCCCGAAGATCTTAAAATGGCCAAGAAAATATTTTCGGGAATGCTGACGGCAAAATGTACGGATAACCCGGTTTGGCTTGAAGCAGGAGAGCTAATCAATAAAAACGAACCCAATTTCGGTCTAGCTAAAAATCTTGGAAGAAGGTTCCAGTCGGAAGGTGATTACGAAAAAGCGATATCCTATTTTGAAAGAGCTGTAGAAATGGCTAAAACACCACAGGATAAAGGTGAAGTCAATTATTACCTGGCATTGACTTATTATCAGAAAGGATCAAAATCAACCGCCAGAAATTATGCCTTTAAAGCAATTCAGGCAGACCCGGGTCAGGCAAAAGATGCTTATTCGCTGATTGGTGATTTGTATATGAACAGCTATAACGATTGTAAAGCGGAAAATATAGTTGATTCAAGGGCTGTCTATATTGCAGCTTATGACATGTACTCAAAAGCAGGAAATACAGACAAGATGCAAAATGCCAAGGCACAATTTCCGTCAATAGAAGAAATATTTACACAAGGCAAGAAAGAAGGTGACCAGGTTACCATTTCTTGTTGGATCAATGAAACAGTACAATTACAAAGAAGGCCACAGTAA
- the rocD gene encoding ornithine--oxo-acid transaminase yields the protein MIDTKISSKEAIELEHKYGAFNYHPLPVVLHRGEGVKVWDVEGNEYYDFLSAYSAVNQGHCHPKIVDTLVNQARTLTLTSRAFHNDILGPFEKYITELFGYDRVLPMNTGVEGGETANKLARKWGYEKKGIPENKAQIIFVNGNFWGRTLAAISTSDDPKSYEGFGPFMPGYDVIPYNDLEALEERLKDPNVCAFMVEPIQGEAGVVVPDEGYLKKAHEICKKYNVLLIADEVQTGIGRTGKMLASDHEGVKPDIVILGKALSGGVFPVSAVLASDEVMLTIGPGEHGSTFGGNPVACAVAQTSLQVIIDEKMAENAEKLGHVFRDRMNDLISRTDLVKLVRGKGLLNAIVIKGEEDSELAWNMCMKMKENGLLAKPTHGNKIRFAPPLIITEEQLHECCDIIEKSILSFE from the coding sequence ATGATTGACACAAAAATCTCATCTAAAGAGGCGATAGAGCTGGAACACAAGTACGGCGCTTTTAACTATCATCCATTGCCGGTTGTGCTTCACAGGGGTGAAGGAGTTAAAGTATGGGATGTTGAAGGAAATGAATATTACGATTTTCTTTCAGCTTACAGCGCAGTAAATCAAGGGCATTGCCATCCAAAAATTGTTGATACACTTGTCAACCAAGCCAGAACGCTTACTCTTACATCGCGCGCATTTCACAATGACATCTTGGGCCCATTTGAAAAATACATTACAGAATTGTTTGGCTATGACCGCGTACTTCCAATGAACACAGGCGTAGAAGGAGGGGAAACTGCCAACAAGCTCGCAAGAAAATGGGGCTATGAAAAGAAGGGAATCCCTGAAAATAAAGCCCAAATTATTTTTGTAAATGGCAATTTCTGGGGAAGAACCCTGGCGGCAATCTCTACATCGGATGATCCAAAAAGTTATGAGGGCTTTGGACCTTTTATGCCCGGTTATGATGTCATCCCTTACAATGACCTGGAGGCTCTGGAAGAACGACTGAAAGACCCCAATGTATGTGCCTTTATGGTAGAACCTATACAAGGCGAAGCAGGCGTTGTTGTGCCCGATGAAGGCTATCTCAAAAAAGCCCATGAAATTTGTAAAAAATACAATGTGCTATTAATTGCCGATGAAGTTCAGACCGGTATTGGCCGTACGGGTAAAATGCTGGCTTCTGACCACGAAGGTGTAAAACCAGATATTGTAATTCTCGGAAAAGCACTTTCGGGAGGGGTATTCCCTGTGTCTGCGGTTTTGGCATCCGATGAAGTGATGTTGACCATTGGCCCGGGAGAGCACGGCTCTACCTTTGGAGGAAACCCTGTGGCATGTGCTGTGGCGCAAACTTCCCTTCAGGTGATAATCGATGAAAAAATGGCCGAAAATGCCGAAAAATTAGGGCACGTATTCCGTGATAGAATGAATGACCTTATTTCCAGAACTGATCTTGTTAAACTGGTACGCGGCAAAGGGCTCTTAAATGCAATTGTCATTAAAGGGGAAGAAGACAGTGAATTGGCCTGGAATATGTGCATGAAAATGAAAGAGAACGGATTGCTGGCCAAACCCACACATGGCAATAAGATCAGGTTTGCTCCTCCATTGATAATTACAGAAGAACAATTGCACGAATGCTGTGATATAATAGAAAAGTCGATCCTATCATTTGAATAA
- the lptC gene encoding LPS export ABC transporter periplasmic protein LptC, whose protein sequence is MKQYNYKEGHSKKALKFFQIAIAHAAVCALLLSCGDQDLSEKDFRPYEGPISIIENFELTYSDSAKIKVRLMAKKQLEYGNGDRFFPEGVYIEFYNKEEVLETTLQANKGKLDGKTKIYTATGDVKIHNLIQSKSLFSEELHWDPAKELIYTDKNVIIIQDGEKITGTGLEASQDFETYEIKNPRGSILINNPEDENPNK, encoded by the coding sequence ATGAAACAGTACAATTACAAAGAAGGCCACAGTAAAAAGGCACTCAAATTTTTTCAAATTGCAATAGCACATGCCGCGGTATGTGCTTTGCTGCTTTCATGCGGGGATCAGGATTTGAGCGAAAAAGATTTTCGTCCCTATGAAGGCCCCATTTCAATAATTGAAAACTTTGAACTGACCTACAGTGATTCGGCTAAGATCAAAGTCCGCTTAATGGCTAAAAAACAATTGGAATACGGCAACGGCGACAGGTTTTTTCCCGAGGGCGTTTATATTGAATTTTACAACAAAGAGGAAGTATTGGAAACCACCTTGCAAGCCAATAAGGGGAAATTGGATGGCAAAACAAAGATTTATACAGCCACAGGAGATGTGAAAATTCACAATTTAATTCAAAGCAAGTCGCTTTTTTCTGAAGAGCTGCACTGGGATCCCGCCAAAGAATTAATTTATACCGACAAGAATGTGATCATCATTCAGGACGGAGAAAAAATAACGGGAACCGGCCTTGAAGCTTCACAGGATTTTGAAACCTATGAAATCAAAAATCCCCGCGGTAGTATTTTAATAAATAATCCTGAAGATGAAAATCCCAATAAATAA